GCGGCAGCGGGCCGATTTCGCCGGATCCCTTCGGGACGGGGCGCATTTGCGCCGGGGCGGCGTCGCGGAAGGCCTTGTGGGGCCCCACCCCACGGCGCCTCCCGCTCCTAGCCCCGGCGCAAATCCGCTCCCGCCAGGAGCGCGCCGTGAATGTCAACAGGCCCTAGAACGGATTCGCCGCTCCGGAACAAGTCCGGGCTAGTTCAGGCCGAGCATGGCGGCGCCCAGAACCCGTCCCTGGACGCCTTGCTGGACGATGACGGCGCAGCCATCACGGCCCTCGGCGGCGGATGCCGCCATATCGAGCGGGATTTCCATCGCCTCGCCGTTCCACGCGCCGATGCGGGTCATGCTCCGCACCACATTGTGGTACTTGAGGGTGCGGCCGGCGTTCTCGCCGCGCGGGATCGAGGTTTCGTGCGCGCTGTCGAAGGCGGCGAGCCACACCGTGGCACCGTCGGCCGGCGCCTGCCCCGCGGGGATCACCACGCTGCCGCGCTCCCGGTCGAAACGAACCTCGACGCCCTTGCGCTGCCGCGCCGACCTTTCGATCGTGTCGAGCACGGCGCTGCGCCTGAGACCGACGACGTCGTAGCGGCCGTCGACCACCATCTGGGGCGTGTAGACGTAGCGCAGTCCGAGACGTTTCGCGTAGTCGCGCTGCCGGCGCGTCAGATCGGGGTCGGCGTAGGGATCTTTCCAGCCGATGTAGTCCCAGTAGTCGACGTGCATGGAG
The sequence above is drawn from the Kiloniellales bacterium genome and encodes:
- a CDS encoding DUF1223 domain-containing protein; this encodes MNRLKHWCLAALIGVAIALLVAPDAILPGRAVAEVDLPLESPGAPIVVELFTSQGCSSCPPADALLGELAQHPGVLALSMHVDYWDYIGWKDPYADPDLTRRQRDYAKRLGLRYVYTPQMVVDGRYDVVGLRRSAVLDTIERSARQRKGVEVRFDRERGSVVIPAGQAPADGATVWLAAFDSAHETSIPRGENAGRTLKYHNVVRSMTRIGAWNGEAMEIPLDMAASAAEGRDGCAVIVQQGVQGRVLGAAMLGLN